The window CGTCGCGGATGCGTTGCGCGAGCGGCGCGTCGTCGAGATCGCCGACGTCGCGCCAGACATCCGCGTGGGCGGCCAGCCGGCGCGTGTACTCGTCCGGCTGCGCGACGGTCGAATAGCAGAAGATCTCGAAACCCGCGTGATCGTGGTGCGAAAACAGCGGCGTCGTGAACAGCGTCTGGCAGTGGTCGCGAAAATCCGCCGACACATAGCCGATGCGCAGGCGCCGCGACGGCGCGCGCTCGTTCGCATACGCCGGCAGCGCCGCGCGAGCCGCGCCGGCCACGCGATAAGGTGCCTCGTGCCGCTCGGCGAAGCGCAGGCACTCGTCGCGTATCGCGTACCCGTCCTCGCTTTGGAACGTCAGCGCATAGGCCAGGTTGCTGTGCGCGATGACGTTGGCCGGGTCGTGGGCGAGCGCGCGGCGATAGCAATCGACGGCCTCGTCGAGCGCGCCGGTGTCCTTGAGCACGTTGCCGAGATTGTTGTGGCTGACGGCATGCGCGGCGTCGACCGCGAGCGCCTTGCGATAGCGCGCCTCGGCCTCGTCCATGTGTCCCAGCGTGCGCGCGAGATTGCCCGCGTTGTTCCAGGCAGCCACGAATGACGGACGGATGCGGATCGCCGCGTCGAACGCCTCGGCCGCTGCCGCGTACTCGCCCAGCGCTTGGCAGACGTTGCCGAGATTGTTGTAGGCATCGGCGTGATCCGCTCGCAATGCGATCGCCGCGCCGTATTGCACGGCGGCTTCCCGATGCCGCCCGAGCGCTTGCAGGATGTTCGCGAGGTTGTAGGCGGCCTCGGGAACGCGCGCATCGATCGCGAGCGCGCGCTCCAGCGCTTCGGCTGCCTCGGCGAACCGGCGCCGCTCGCCGAGCGCGACGCCGAGATTCACGAGATGCGCGGCCACGCCCAGCTCCGCCGCGACGGCCTCGCGCAGCAGCGCGATGGCGTCGTCGATGCGGCCGCGCGCCTGAATCAGCGTCGCGAGATTGGCCAGCGCGCTCGCGTAGTCGGGCCGCAACGCCAGCGCGCGGCGATAAGCGTCTTCGGCCGCATCGAGTTCGCCACGCAGGCGATGGCAGTTGCCCAGATTGTTGAGCGCGTCGAGATGCTGCGGCTCGCGCGCGAGGACGGCCGAGTATGCGTCGATCGCCCCAGGCCACTCCCCTTTGGCCTGCAGCATCGACCCCAGCGCGAACCACGCATCCACGGATTCCGGCTGCTGCGCGAGCACGCTGTGGTAAACGGCGGCGGCATCGTCGTAACGTCCGAGCGCGGCGAAAATCTGGCCTTTGCCGAATCGATAGCGCACCGCATCGGGCTGCTGTTCGATCGCGCGGTCGAGCCACGAGAGCGCATCGCCGCCACGCCCGCTTTGCCATTCCAGGATGCCGGTCCGGAACATCGCTTCGTGGTGGTTCGGCTCGGCAGCGAGCACTTCGCGGTAGAGGACGCCGGCCGCCGCGAGGTCGCCGGCGAGGTGCCGCGCCTTGGCCGCTTCGAAACGCGCGTTGACGGGCTCGTCGACAGACATGGGAATCGCCTTCTTTCCAAATAAGGACAGAGGCGATTCTAGAAGGCAATCGAGGTTTCAAAACGTCGAACTGAGGTCAATTCGGGCCTTGAACGCGGCAAAAATTTAACTGTGCGTGACAAAGTCGAAGCCGCTGGGCGGGGTGTGTCGCACATGTTGGGTAAGGAAAAATTCGGGCCGATCAAAGGCCCGCGCAGATCCGTTGAAAGGTAATCCTGTGTAATATTCGGCCTTTTATTTAATCCGCTCATTTATCCCGCTTCGAATGGCCTGGCCGGTGCTGCGCGAAACAACAACAAGATTGGCGGTGTCCGTCCGTCCCCTCTCGTCCGCATGCCGGGTGCGGCGCGCGGCCGCGCTCGCCACCGTCGCTCTCGCCGTGTTCGCGCCACGCGAGGCCGCTGCGGAGGACGTCTGCAAGGTCATCGGCGCAACACCTGCGCGGCCCTCGGTCGGCCTGGTGCTGTCGGGCGGCGGCGCGCGCGGCTACGCGCACCTCGGCGTGCTCAAGGTGCTCGAGGAGAATCGCATTCCGGTCGATTGCATCGCCGGCACGAGCATGGGCGCCGTGGTCGGCGGCCTGTACGCGAGCGGGATGAGCGCGGCCGAGATGGAAGCGCGGCTCGAAAACGTCAACCTCGCCGATATCGCCTTCGACGTGAACGAGCGCTCCGAGCTGCCGCAATCGCAGCGCGAGGACGAGCGTCTCTATGTCGGCAGCCTCGGCTTCGGGCCGGATGGCGTCAAGCTGCCGGCCGGCCTCGTGCAAGGCAACCGCTTCCGCGCGCTGCTGCAGGACTGGACCTCCAGCGTGCCCGGCAACCAGCCGTTCGACGCGCTGCCGATCCCGTACCACGCGATTGCGACCAACCTGCGCACCGGCGACAAGGTCGTGCTCGACCACGGCTCGCTGCCACAGGCGATCCGCGCGAGCATGGCGCTGCCGGGGCTGTTCGCGCCGGCCGACATCGACGGCGTCACGCTCGTCGACGGCGGGCTCGTCAGCAACCTGCCGATCCAAACCGCGCGCGACATGGGCGCGAATGTGGTGATCGCGGTCGATATCGGCTCGCCGCTGCGCCCGCTTGACGCCCTGTCGTCGCCCGCCGACGTGATGCAGCAGACGCTCGGCATCCTGATCCACCAGAACGTCGCGCGGCAGCGCGCGCAGCTCACCGCGAGCGACGTGCTGATCGAGCCGTCGCTCGGCAATCTGAGCTTCACGGACTTCGCGAACGCGCGCGATGCGATTGCCGCGGGCGAAACCGCCGCGCGCGCCGCCTTGCCCAAGCTCCAGCACCTGGCGCTGTCGCCCGAAGCATACGCGGCCTATCGCGCCGCTCACTCGCCGCTGCCCGCCGTGCCGATCCGCGTGACGAGCGTGGTCGTCGAATCGAACGGCGAGGTGCCGCCCAAGCGCGTCCTCGACCACCTGCACGTGAAGGCCGGCGACGTCTACGACCCGGCCAGGATCAACAAGGATCTGCAGGCGCTGACGACCTCGGGCGACTTCGAGAGCGTGACGCAGCAATTGATCAACGACGGCGAGGATCACCGTCTCGTCATCGATGCGCGCGAGAAATCGTGGGGGCCGAACTTCCTCTTGTTCGGTCTCGGCATGTCGAGCAGCTCGGACGACCAGGGCGGTTTTCGCGTCAATCTCGGCTACCGCCGCCCGTGGCTGACGCCGTCGGGGCTGGAGTGGCGCGTCGACAGCATCCTCGGCAGCGATCTGCTCAGTCTCCACACGGAATTGCGCCAGCCGCTGTCGACCTCGTTCGGCTACTACGTCGCGCCCTATGCGGAGTTCCAGCGCCGCTTCGCGAACATCTACGACAACGACACCGGCTTTCGCCTGAACCAGTACCACATCCAGACCGAACGCGCGGGGCTGGATTTCGGCGTGCCGCTCGGGCGCCTCGGCGACTTCCGCATCGGCCTCGCCTATGCCCACGCCTACGGTTCGCCGGTCTACAACGGCTTCGACGACGCGGGCGACAACGGGCTCGCTTATCCCGACTTCTACGGGCGGCAAGTCACCGCGCGCGCCCGGCTCGTCATCGACCAGCTCGACGATCCGCTTTTCCCGCGCAAGGGCTACTTCGCCGATCTGCACGTGGAACGCAGCGCCTTCGGCGGCAGCGACCGGTTCACGGAGCTCTACGGCAAGACCATCGTGGCCGCGAGCCTGGGCCGGCACAGCATCAACGCCAGTGTCGAGGCGGGGGCGGACATCGGCGGCGTGAACGTTGTCAACCCGCTCGGCTTCACGCTCGGCGGCTTCCAGCATCTGTCCGCGTATGCCGCCGACCAGCTCTCCGGCAACTCGCTGCTCTACGCCCAGGTCACGTACCTGAATCAGTTGATGACGTTCAACGTGGCGCCGCTGCGGGGTCTCTTTGCGGGCGTGAGTCTCGAAGCAGGCAACGTCTGGGACCAAGGCGACCGGTTCGGCAGCGGACCGCTCAAGCGCAGCGTCACGTTCTTTTCGAGTGTGACGAGCTCGTTCGGCCCGCTCTACGTCGGCATCGCCTTCGCGCCGGGCGGGCGGCGCAACATCTACTTCCAGCTCGGCCACACGTATTGACGCGGCCTGGGGCCTGTTCACGCCGTTCACACGCCCCCGTCCCGCCTATGCCTGATTCCCCGCCGGCCAGCTCAGTTCGAAGCGCGCGCCCGGCAGCGTCAGCGGTTCGGTCGTGACGATGCGCCCCTTGTGCGCGTGCAGCACCTGCCGCGTGATCGCGAGCCCGAGCCCATAGCCGCCCGTGTTGCGATCGAGCCGCACGAAGGCATCGAAGATGTGCTCGCGCTCGGTCGGCGCGACGCCCGCGCCGTCGTCCTCGACCGCGATCTCGACGTTGCCGTGCGCCATCGCCACCGTCACGAGAATTTGCGCGTTCGCGTACTTGCCGGCGTTGCGCAGCAGATTGCGCATGGCGTAGGACATCAGGCGCTTATCCATCGCCACGCGCACGCCGCGATCGACCTCGACTTGCAGCGTCACCGCCTTGTCGCCGTACAGCAGATTGGCCTCCTTGACCTGCGCGTCGAACCATGCGGCGAGCGGAGTCGGCTCGAGATGCGATTGCAGGGACATGTATTCGAGCCGCGCATAGGTCAGGCTCATCGCGATGAGCTCGTCGAGTTCGGTGACGTCTTGCTCGATGCTCGTCACGGCCGTCTCGTATTCGTGCGCCGACGAGGGCTCGCGCAGGATCTCGAGCGCAAAGCGGGCGCGCGCGAGCGGCGTGCGCAATTCGTGCGAGATGCCGTTGGTCAAATCGCGCTGCGCGGCGATAAGCCGTTCCATGCGCATGGCGAGCGCGTTGAGCGTGCGCGCGAGCGGGCCGATGATCACGCTGTGCGATTCACGCGCGCGGGTGTTGAAGCGCCCGCCCGTGAAGTCGATCGCGCGCTCGCGGACCATCACCAGATCGAGCCAGATCGGTCTGATCCAGCGATAGGCGGCAAGCGCCGGCGCGCCGAAGGCCACCAGCGCGAGCGCGGCCGTCCCGCCCGGCAGCGCTTCGAACGCGCGCCGGACGACCTCCGGGCTCAAGCCGGCCGACAACACCGCGAACGTGCAGATCAGCACGAGCAGCACGAGGCCGAGCAGGTTGAGATAGGCCCGCAGGTACAGCTTCGACCAGCTCGGAATGCGGTCGGCGCGCGTGTCGGTCCAGGTGCGCCGAAAGCGCAGCCAGCGCCATCGGCAATAGCGGAAGGCGGAGAGTCGTCGAGTCGGGTTCGGGGTCATGCAGCCATCTCAAATACTATTCCCACGCCACTTTGCTGAATTGGTAGCCCTTGCCGCGCACGGTCTTGATGCGCTGAGGGTTTGCGGCGTCGTCGCGCAACTTGCGGCGCAGCTTCGAAATGCCGCCGTCGACGGTGCGATCGAGCCCGTCGAACTCGATGCCCCGTAGTTCACGCATCAGGTCGTCGCGGGTCACCACCTCCCCCGCGCATCGCACCAGCGCCCAAAGCAGGTCGAATTCGGCCGACGTCAGGTCCGGCGTGCTGCCGTCGGGGAGCGTCGCCGTGCGCGTCGCGCGGCTGATCGTGAACTTGCCGAAACGGTAGCTCTCCGGTTCGGCCGCCACCTCGCTCGCGCGCACCGGCGCTCGCCTCAGCAGCGCCTTGATTCGCGCGAGCAGCACGCGCGGCTCGACGGGCTTGTGCACGTAGTCATCGGCGCCGAATTCGAAGCCCAGCACTTCGTCGAACTGGTCGTCGCGCGCGGTCACCATGATGATCAAACCGTCGAAGTGTTCGCGCGCCTCGCGGCAGATCTGAAAACCATCCTTGCCCGGCAGGTTGACGTCGAGAATCACGAGGTCGGGGCGGCGCTCGACGATCGCGAGCACCGCTTCGTCGCCATGCAACACGACATCGACCTCGAACTCTTGCTTGCGCAAGTAGCCCGCGACGAGCGCGGAAAGTCGACTATCGTCTTCGACGAGCAAGATCCGGAGTGGCATGGCAATGTGGTCGATGCGGATGGGCGTTACGCCATCGTCCGATCGCTGCGGGCAGCAGCTTGCGAAACGTGCCGCGCAGTGAGACCGGACGCGATGGCAAATTTTTTGATTTCGAGATGATACGACAGCGCGCCAGCCGCATCGCCATGTGTCCTGGCCGCCGCTGGCAGGAAATGATGCCAGGTCGGCATTTGGGAGGCGACCGCTGTCGGTAAAGTGGTATTTCGCGATTTTCCTCTGGAGCAGCCATGCCGCAACACGATGCCAATCATGCCGATGCCACGCCACTTCGTATCGCGATGGTGCTGTTTCCACGGCTCACGCAACTCGATTTCACCGCGCCGTTCGAGGTGTTCGCGCGCGTGCCGGGTGCCGAGGTGGCGGTGGTCAGCGAGACGCTGGAGCCGGTCGTGTCCGATACCGGGCTCGCGATCCTGCCCACTCACACGTTCCAGACGGCCGGCACCGCCGATGTGCTGTTCGTGCCCGGCGGGCCAGGGCAAATCGAGCAGATGGCGAACGCCGCCTTGCTCGACTATCTGCGCCGCGCGGCGGATGGCGCAGCCTGGGTCACGTCCGTTTGCACCGGGTCCCTGCTGCTTGCGGCGGCGGGCCTGCTCCAAGGCTATCGGGCGACCTGCCACTGGCTGTCGATCGATCAATTGAGCCTGTTCGGCGTGGAGCCGCAGCCTAGCCGGGTCGTCGTCGACCGCAATAGGATTACCGGCGCAGGCATCACGTCGGGGATCGACTTCGCGCTCGAAGTCGTTGCCAAGCTGCGCGGCGGCGACTTGGCGAGACGTCTGACGCTGCAGCTCGAATACGATCCCGAGCCGCCGTTTCGCACCGGCAATCCGCGCGTCGCGGATGCGGCGCTCGTCGAGGCCGCGCGGCGCAATGCTGCGCCGATGCTCGAAGAGCGGCGGCGTCAGTCGCTGGCCGCGGCGGCGCGGTTGGGCGTGCGGCCCGGGTTGTAGCCCGGTTAGTGGCCCGATGAAGCGCCAGGTTGACCTGACGCCGGTCGCTCGAACTCCGGGTCACCGCTGCGCTCAGGCGACTTCGCGCAACGTCTCCGGATCGAACACGAGTTGCACGGGCGTGCCCGGCGCATGCAAATCCGCCGCGGACCGGTTCAGCACGTCCACCGACAGCACCAACCCCGATGCCCGCACGCGATAGCGAATCACGTTGCCGAGCAGGCTGTGCCCCTCGACTTCACCGCCAACGGTCACCCCCGCCGGCCGCGCGTCGGCGGGCACGAGGCGAATCGACTCGGGACGGATCGCGACCGGGTTCGCAAACGGCTGTTGCAGCAACGAGCCGGCCTCGGCGGCATCGAGCACGTTGTAGGCGCCCATGAAACCCGCCGCGAAGCGGTTGGCGGGCGAGGTGTAGAGCGCTTCCGCCGAGCCGCTTTGCACGATCTGCCCTTGGTTCATCAGCACGATCCGATCGGAGATCGTCAGCGCCTCCTCCTGATCGTGCGTGACGAAAATCGTCGTCAGCTGCAGCTCCTGCTGAATGCGCCGAATTTGCTCGCGCAGATGCTTGCGGATGCGCGCATCGAGCGCCGACAGCGGCTCGTCGAGCAGCAGCACGCGCGGCCGCGTCACGAGCGAGCGCGCCAGCGCGACGCGCTGGCTCTGTCCGCCCGACAACTGCCGCGGGTAGCGCGCCTCGAAGCCGTTCAGCTCGACGAGCGCGATCGCCTCGGCCACGCGTTTCGCGATCTCGCCCGCTTCGACTTTCTGCATACGCAGCCCGAACGCGACGTTCTGCTCCACCGTCATGTTCGGAAAGAGCGCATAGCTCTGAAACACCATCGCCACGCCGCGCTTTTGCGGTGCGACCGGTACGACGTCCTTGCCTTCGATCACAATGCTGCCGCCGTCCACCGGCGTGAGCCCGGCGATACAGCGCAACAGCGTGGACTTGCCGCAGCCGCTCGGGCCGAGCAGCGTCACGAGCTCGCCGCGCTCGGCCGCGAAGTCGATGTCGCGAAACACGGACGTCTGCCCGTACGCTTTGTTGAGTCCTTGGACGTTGACGAAACTCATGACGATTGCCCTTCGGATTTGTCGCGCGCGAGCCGGGTCATCGCCCAGGTCGACAGCAGCACGAAGACGAAATAGGAGATCACGATTGCGCTCGTGAAATGACCGCTGTCGTTGCGCTTGTTGTTCAGATAGACCTGCAGTGTTTCGTAGGTCGTGCCGACGAGCAGGTTGGCGAACACGAATTCGCCGATCAGAAACGAGAACGACAGGAACAGCGCGACCGCCAGGCCTTTTTTCAGGTTCGGCAGCACGACGAGCCACGCGGCTTGCGCCGTGCTCGCGCCGAGCAGATGCGCGGCGTCCATCAGATCGGGCAGATTGATCGCCTGGAGGTTGTTGCCGATCGCGCGATAGATGAACGGCAGCGCGATCGTAAAGTAGCAGCCGATCAAGATCCACGGCGTGCCGACCATCGGCAGCGGGCCGTCGCCGTAGAGTTGCAGCAGGCCGACCGACGATACGACCGGCGGCACCGCGAACGGCAGCAGGATCAGGATGTTCATCACGCCGTCGAGCCGCGGGAACCGGTAGTGAATCACGAACATCGCCGGCAGCACGAGCACGACGCTGGCGACAAGCGCCCCGCCGCAGACGATCAGCGAGCGCGCGAACGCGAGCAGAAAGCGCGGCTCGCTCCACAGCATGACGTACCACTTGAGCGTGAGGCCGCTCGGCAACACGGTCGCGCCCCATTCGGTCGCGAGCGAATACAGGAGCGTGGCGACGAGCGGCAGCGCGAGCACCGCGAACAGCGCGCAGACGACCGCGCGATGCCACAGCACGTGGTGTGCGCCGTGCCGTGGCCGCTTCGGCGCGGCCGCCGCCAGCGGGACCGAAACGTCAACGCGCGACATGGTAGCTCCTCTTCAGCAGCCATTGATGCGCGATCGTGACGATCGTCATCAAGCCGACGAGCACCATCGCCAGCGCGCTCGCCATGTTCGGGTCGAGCGAGGTGTCGCCGGCGACGAGGCTCGAGATGCGGATCGGCAGCACGTTGTAGTTGCCGGTCGTCAGCGCATAGACGGTTGCGTATGCACCCAACGCGTTCGCAAACAGAATGACGAACGTGCCGAGCAACGCCGGCGTCAGCACCGGCAGACCGATATGGCGCCAGAATTGCCAGCCGCTCGCGCCGAGCAGCGAGGCGGATTCGCGCCAGTCTTCGCGCAGCGCGTCGAACGCGGGATAGAGCAGCAGTACCCCGAGCGGAATCTGAAAGTACGTATAGAGGATGATGAGGCCCGTCTTCGAGTACAGATTGAAGCCCTGCATCCAGCCCCATTGACGGAGCAGCAGCGTGAGGCACCCATTGAAGCCGAGCAGGATGATGAACGCGAACGCGAGCGGCACGCCCGCAAAATTGCTCGTCATATTGGAAAACGCCATCACGACGTCGCGCAAACGTCCCTCCGTCTGCCGCAGCGAATAGCTGCCGAGCACAGCGACGGCGAGCCCGATGAGACTCGACCAGGCGGAAATGTCGAGGCTGTGCCCGATCGCCTGCCGATAGAACGGCGACGACACCGCATCGAGATAATTCTGCGCACTCCAGCCGCTATCGGTGAGCGCGCTGTGCACGGCGACCCAGACGAGCGGCCCGATCTGAAACACGCAGAACACGACTGCAAACGGCAGCAGGCAAAGCGCCGCGAGCCACTTGCCGGATTTCTCGGACGTCGCCTTCATCGCTTGAGCAACGCCTCGCAGACCGGCTTGTCGTGCTCGACGCCGAGCACGGCGCACAGCGTGCCGCACAAATCGGTTTGGCGCGGACGCGCCTGCGGATCGAAGCTGAACGCGTCGCCGAACACGAAGAGCGGCACCTCGCGCTCCTCGGGCAGCACGCCGCCGTGTGTGCGGTCGTCGTTCATGCCGTGGTCCGACGTGACGACGACCTGATAGCCCGCTTCGAGCCACGCGTCGAGGTACTGCGACATCACGACGCCCGCTTGGCGCGCCGCATTGCGATAGTGCGGCGACGCGAGGCCATGCGCGTGCCCGGCGTCGTCGATATTCATCGGATGCACGAGCAGGAAATTCGGACGATGCTTCGCGCGCAGGCTTTCGGCATCGTCGAACAGATGCGAATCGGGGTAGTGACCCGCGTAGTAGAACGTGCCGTATTGAATCGGCAGTTCGGGCGCGGCCGTGTGGCGGTCGCGCGCGGCATCGAACGGCGTGCGGTTGTACAGCTCGCTGATCCAGTAATAGGCGGCGGCAGCCGTGGTCCGGCCGGCCGCGCGCGCATAGTGGAACACGCTCTTTTGATTCGACAGCCGCGCAACGCCGTTGTGTACGACACCGCTTTTGACCGGCGGCACGCCGGTCAGGATGCATTCGTAAAGCGGCCGCGACAGCGACGGGAGCTCGCACTCGAGGCGGTACAGGTGCCCTCGCCCCGCGGCGACGAGCGCCTGCAAGTGGCCGAGGGTATCGTAGGCAACCTGGAAGTTCAGGCCGTCGAGCACTACCAGAATCACGTCGCGTCGCATGGCTCTACCAATACCATTCGATTACTGCATGTTGATGATGACCTGGTCCTGCCAGAGACGCGGCAGGCGCTTGGTCGTCGCCTCCCACGCGGCGGTGTCCTTGATCGGGCGAACGTGCGCGTATTCGCTGTTCGGCAGGAGCTTCGCCGTCACGTCGGCCGGCATCGTCAGATGCTCGGCGCGGATCGGACGTGCATAGCCGCGCGCGAGGTTGATCTGGCCGGCGTCGCTGAAGATGTACTCACGCGCGAACTTCGCTGCGTTCGGGTGCTTCGCGTACTTGTTGATGATCGTCGTGTAGCCCGAAATCACCGAGCCGTCGCTCGGGATCACCACGTCGAAGCGCTTCGGATCGATCTGGTCGCGGTAGTTCAAGCCGTTGAAATCCCACACCACGCCGACATCGATCTCGCCCTTTTCGAGCGTCGCGATGGTCGGGTTCGACAGTGACAGACGGCCTTGCTTGGCGAGCTTCGCGAAGAAGTCGAGTGCGGGCGCGATGTTCTTCTCGTCGCCGCCGTTCGCGTAGGCCGCGGCCAGCACGCCGTTGACCGCTTGCGCGGCGGTGCTCACGTCGCCGATCGACACCTTGTACTTGCCCTTGAGCAGATCCGCCCAGCTCTTCGGCTCGTCTTGCACCGTCTGCTTGTTGATGATGAAGGCGATGCTTCCGGTATAGGCTAACGCCCAGTTACCGTCCTTGTCCTTTGCCCAGGCCGGGACCTGGTCCCAGGTGCTCGGCTTGTACGGCTGGGCCACGCCCTGCTGCACCGCGACGGGGCCGAACGATGCGCCGACGTCGCCGATATCGGCCGTCGCATTGCCCTTCTCCGCGACGAACTTGGCGATTTCCTGCGCCGAGCTCATGTCGGTGTCGGCGTGCTTGATGCCGAACTTGCTCGACAGATCGCCCCAGGTGCCCTTCCAGTTCGCCCAGGTGTCGGGCATGCCGACGCTGTTGACCTGGCCTTCCGCCTTGGCGGACGATTCCAGCGCGTTGAGATCGGCGGCGAACGCGCTCGCGGCGTTCAACGCGATGACGGTGCCCAGAAGGGACGCCAGCAGGTGTTTCATTCGATGCTCCTCGTGAGTGGTCGGTTATTACGAACGTCGACGAACTTGCTGGGCCGCCTTCGCCCTCGCGTAAACTGCGCGGCGCACCCCGGGCCTCAGTTTACGCGAGTCAAAAACATGTGGTCTAGATCAGCAAGATTGCGCGCAGTCTAATTCCGCTCGATGAAAATTCTGTGTCAGCGCTAGACTGTTCGTCCATGCTTTCCACGCGGGCCGCATCCGGCGGAATCGCCCCGGCAACCGGATAGGCATTGCGTGCCGCAGCGCGGTAGAGTGTGTGAAAAGATGGTGCACTGTCACAGTTCGGCCATCTTTCACAGGTACGGTGCGAATTAAGCGACGGAGCAAGAATCGCACAAAAAGACGAAAACTGTGCCCGCCAACGGGCTGGACTATGCCAATTAGAGACTCAATTCAAGTCGACGCGCCGCGAACCACGGCGCGCATCTGCCGCGCGCTGACAGAGCAGATCGACCGTAGCCTCCTGCCGCCCGGCAGCCGCCTGCCCGCCGAGCGCAAGCTGAGCGAATTGTTCGCCACCACCCGCATCACGCTGCGCGAGGCGCTCGGCCAGCTCGAGGCGCAGGGCCTCATCTATCGCGAGAAGCAGCGCGGCTGGTTCGTCGCGCCGCCGCGCATTCTGTACGACCCGCTCAAGCGCACGCACTTCGAGGCGATGGTCCGCGAACAGGGGCGCGAGCCCGGCACGGAGGTGCTGTCCGCCGAGCTGATTCCGGCGAGCGCGGCGATCTGCGAGATGCTCACGCTGCCTGCGCTCTCCAGCGT is drawn from Trinickia violacea and contains these coding sequences:
- a CDS encoding ABC transporter permease — protein: MKATSEKSGKWLAALCLLPFAVVFCVFQIGPLVWVAVHSALTDSGWSAQNYLDAVSSPFYRQAIGHSLDISAWSSLIGLAVAVLGSYSLRQTEGRLRDVVMAFSNMTSNFAGVPLAFAFIILLGFNGCLTLLLRQWGWMQGFNLYSKTGLIILYTYFQIPLGVLLLYPAFDALREDWRESASLLGASGWQFWRHIGLPVLTPALLGTFVILFANALGAYATVYALTTGNYNVLPIRISSLVAGDTSLDPNMASALAMVLVGLMTIVTIAHQWLLKRSYHVAR
- a CDS encoding alkaline phosphatase family protein produces the protein MRRDVILVVLDGLNFQVAYDTLGHLQALVAAGRGHLYRLECELPSLSRPLYECILTGVPPVKSGVVHNGVARLSNQKSVFHYARAAGRTTAAAAYYWISELYNRTPFDAARDRHTAAPELPIQYGTFYYAGHYPDSHLFDDAESLRAKHRPNFLLVHPMNIDDAGHAHGLASPHYRNAARQAGVVMSQYLDAWLEAGYQVVVTSDHGMNDDRTHGGVLPEEREVPLFVFGDAFSFDPQARPRQTDLCGTLCAVLGVEHDKPVCEALLKR
- a CDS encoding ABC transporter substrate-binding protein produces the protein MKHLLASLLGTVIALNAASAFAADLNALESSAKAEGQVNSVGMPDTWANWKGTWGDLSSKFGIKHADTDMSSAQEIAKFVAEKGNATADIGDVGASFGPVAVQQGVAQPYKPSTWDQVPAWAKDKDGNWALAYTGSIAFIINKQTVQDEPKSWADLLKGKYKVSIGDVSTAAQAVNGVLAAAYANGGDEKNIAPALDFFAKLAKQGRLSLSNPTIATLEKGEIDVGVVWDFNGLNYRDQIDPKRFDVVIPSDGSVISGYTTIINKYAKHPNAAKFAREYIFSDAGQINLARGYARPIRAEHLTMPADVTAKLLPNSEYAHVRPIKDTAAWEATTKRLPRLWQDQVIINMQ
- a CDS encoding UTRA domain-containing protein codes for the protein MPIRDSIQVDAPRTTARICRALTEQIDRSLLPPGSRLPAERKLSELFATTRITLREALGQLEAQGLIYREKQRGWFVAPPRILYDPLKRTHFEAMVREQGREPGTEVLSAELIPASAAICEMLTLPALSSVIQIRRARSIDARAVLYVEHYLNPAYFPGILDFDLRQSLTGLYASEYGIRYGRVQFAMVPSVLHRQAAAPLKVAEGTPALHITRVNCDQHGRLIDCDLEYWRHDAIRVCVDVPDRTDL